In Ruminococcaceae bacterium R-25, one genomic interval encodes:
- a CDS encoding ABC-type glycerol-3-phosphate transport system substrate-binding protein: MKKILFRFVALVLVFAMAMSVASCRNGKKKNAEIINEDDPWFDSEVTKVDLGLDTSRMLGGYLINMAGADEKNIVIVASGSYRADDGSDDYDKAENFVLVSVFDQATKQVKKIDLSNEFTATDFINDTSYKDGILSLTVNHYDPKTFNSNLLLTEIDLDSGKILNSKGTTDFTYSRRFKLGEFLIGAYLFIDNNNIGRCKLYVQSPGEDKHTTIELKEAGVNYQDIPFIVPINESKVLVCAVTEKDNRFYEVDLNESIVKALDAKDYEWLDLDALGDINNVYAGADGKSYFTTSNGISKIDLEKKTIETFLDYNWTVTNRDLLEYMEIVSCDGNSAVVAGQKSLNYGMALNPAKDENEYYVVSFKKAEKNPNAGKTVLTLYEAEDFASDKVNEAIQLFNSSNSSYYIKVTDKYKEDQSGLSNARSEDEYDLARLNMNSDMGNQLTMDIINGTGPDIFISTSDIGALNSSYYLADLTPYFNDLDSSKYFTNIVEASKYDGKLYQMPICFRLYGIMTEAKYSGTSGVGFTIDEYEEFLNGPLNGTDALYKSQVYYFTDLFTAMSDDFIKNGKADFTCPEFAELAFFVKENVPEKTAVYDFDSEEPTEQRAALAGTCYGIGDCFREQYRYNGNFALLGLPSSDGRGPMFEAYTSVAVSSQSTNVDACVEFIRILLSDEIQKGMAEQEHLVLNRNAFREVGMEAAEYLNGPGGNWIFGYDVAISNRPMTFSEKTVNDFEKIIDSCSRIYSEDADISKILIEEMPAYFTGQKDLDSVIAIVQDRVQKVLDERG, translated from the coding sequence ATGAAAAAGATATTATTCAGATTCGTTGCATTGGTTCTGGTTTTCGCAATGGCAATGTCTGTTGCATCATGCAGAAACGGCAAAAAGAAAAATGCTGAGATAATAAACGAAGATGATCCGTGGTTTGACAGTGAAGTAACAAAAGTTGATCTGGGATTAGATACCTCCAGGATGCTGGGCGGCTACCTGATCAACATGGCCGGCGCTGATGAAAAGAATATAGTGATCGTAGCAAGCGGTTCTTACAGAGCCGATGACGGATCGGACGACTATGATAAAGCCGAGAATTTTGTTCTTGTTTCCGTTTTCGATCAGGCAACCAAACAGGTAAAGAAAATAGACCTTTCAAACGAATTTACAGCCACAGACTTTATTAATGATACATCTTATAAAGACGGCATACTCTCGCTGACAGTAAACCATTACGACCCCAAGACATTCAATTCGAATCTGCTGTTAACTGAGATCGATTTAGATTCAGGAAAGATCCTTAATTCAAAGGGAACAACCGATTTTACCTATTCCCGCCGCTTTAAACTGGGTGAATTTTTAATCGGAGCTTATTTATTTATCGATAACAATAACATTGGACGGTGCAAATTATACGTTCAATCTCCTGGCGAAGATAAACACACTACTATTGAACTCAAAGAGGCCGGTGTCAACTATCAGGATATACCGTTCATTGTACCGATTAACGAAAGCAAAGTTCTCGTTTGTGCTGTCACAGAAAAAGACAACAGATTCTATGAAGTAGATCTTAATGAGAGTATTGTCAAAGCTTTGGATGCAAAAGATTATGAATGGCTGGATCTTGATGCTCTTGGTGATATTAATAATGTTTATGCTGGAGCAGATGGCAAATCTTACTTTACGACTTCGAACGGGATTTCGAAAATCGATCTGGAGAAAAAGACCATTGAAACATTCCTTGATTATAACTGGACAGTAACAAACAGAGATCTGCTGGAATACATGGAGATTGTCAGTTGTGACGGCAATTCAGCAGTCGTTGCAGGTCAGAAAAGTCTCAACTACGGAATGGCGCTTAATCCCGCCAAAGATGAAAATGAATATTATGTAGTCAGCTTCAAAAAAGCAGAAAAGAATCCTAATGCGGGAAAGACAGTCTTAACACTTTATGAAGCCGAGGATTTTGCATCAGACAAAGTAAACGAGGCTATACAGTTATTTAACAGTTCGAACAGCAGTTACTATATAAAGGTGACGGACAAGTACAAAGAAGACCAATCGGGTCTTTCAAATGCTAGGAGCGAAGATGAATATGATTTAGCTCGTCTTAACATGAATAGCGATATGGGCAATCAGCTCACAATGGATATCATTAACGGCACCGGTCCTGATATTTTCATCAGCACGAGTGATATCGGTGCTCTTAACAGCAGCTACTATCTTGCCGACTTGACTCCTTATTTCAACGATCTTGATTCTTCTAAATACTTCACCAACATTGTTGAGGCATCAAAATATGACGGAAAACTATATCAGATGCCTATATGCTTCAGACTTTACGGAATAATGACTGAAGCAAAGTACAGCGGCACTTCAGGTGTCGGATTTACAATTGATGAGTATGAGGAGTTTTTAAACGGCCCGTTGAATGGCACGGATGCTCTCTATAAATCTCAGGTATATTACTTCACCGATCTCTTCACTGCCATGAGCGATGACTTCATCAAGAACGGGAAAGCGGATTTTACTTGTCCCGAGTTTGCGGAGCTCGCCTTTTTCGTAAAGGAAAATGTTCCGGAAAAGACCGCTGTTTATGATTTTGATTCTGAGGAGCCAACAGAGCAAAGAGCAGCCTTGGCCGGTACATGCTACGGAATTGGCGATTGTTTCCGTGAACAATATCGATACAATGGGAACTTTGCACTTTTAGGTCTGCCTTCCTCAGATGGTCGTGGACCCATGTTCGAAGCTTATACTTCAGTGGCGGTATCCTCTCAGTCAACAAATGTTGATGCATGTGTTGAGTTCATAAGGATCCTTTTGTCTGATGAGATTCAAAAGGGAATGGCCGAACAGGAACACTTGGTATTGAACCGAAACGCATTTAGAGAAGTCGGAATGGAAGCGGCCGAATACCTTAACGGACCAGGCGGCAACTGGATCTTCGGTTATGATGTCGCGATTTCAAACAGACCGATGACATTCTCTGAAAAGACTGTTAATGACTTCGAGAAGATAATCGACAGCTGCTCGAGAATTTATTCCGAAGATGCTGATATAAGCAAGATCCTTATTGAAGAGATGCCGGCATACTTCACAGGACAGAAGGATCTGGATTCAGTAATAGCGATTGTTCAAGACAGAGTGCAGAAAGTTTTGGATGAACGAGGATAA
- a CDS encoding electron transport complex protein RnfC, whose translation MNFSKRSPFVKEIMFERIYPSKIILPMKMHYGVPAVPAVKTGDYVRIGQCVGVPQKGAFSVPVHSGISGKVSDISEIRLPNGIITPAVTIVNDMKRTRLDSIKPRSGFKISATETINIIRDAGICGMGGEGIPTAAKLKRARNEIVKDFLVNCLQSEPYSTCDLVAITEYPDYVVMGACACARAVGASRCVFLISENRKEQRKALSNSIDKIKSDFKDLEFDIKLFRERFPQGYYRLVARALYGKNLVLGETLEKSCRAVLFNCSTMLACWEALSDNIPMMSRIVSVTGDASGGHNMLVPIGTPVSELLSNAQDVRNGSDRIIWGNCLTGIEIKDPEHTPVVKTTSVISAVRRAEVPKTPCIHCGLCSECCPMNLSPNTIYEMLNQGLRQKASEEGARDCIACGSCSYVCPAGINLTTAIASFAGEGRIIEVNSLLDNSGLEDMTYDNYEAPALGGTSLLEDYSDDDDNKNKKSSDTITLPFERDKEV comes from the coding sequence TTGAATTTTTCAAAGCGTTCCCCTTTTGTCAAGGAGATCATGTTCGAGAGGATCTATCCTTCGAAGATAATCCTTCCAATGAAGATGCATTACGGCGTTCCGGCAGTCCCTGCAGTTAAGACAGGTGATTATGTCAGGATCGGCCAGTGCGTCGGCGTTCCTCAGAAAGGCGCGTTCTCCGTTCCTGTTCACAGCGGAATATCCGGTAAAGTTTCCGACATTTCCGAGATAAGGCTTCCTAACGGAATAATTACGCCTGCTGTTACCATCGTTAACGACATGAAGAGAACGAGGCTTGATTCGATCAAACCCAGATCAGGCTTTAAGATCAGCGCTACCGAGACAATAAACATTATCAGAGATGCAGGCATCTGCGGAATGGGCGGAGAAGGAATCCCGACTGCAGCAAAGCTCAAAAGAGCAAGAAATGAGATCGTAAAAGATTTCCTGGTCAACTGCCTTCAGAGTGAGCCTTATTCTACATGCGATCTCGTAGCGATTACGGAATATCCCGATTATGTTGTTATGGGCGCCTGCGCGTGCGCCAGAGCCGTAGGAGCATCAAGGTGTGTTTTCCTTATTTCCGAAAACAGAAAGGAACAGAGAAAGGCACTTTCCAATTCAATCGACAAGATCAAGTCAGATTTTAAGGATCTGGAATTTGACATAAAGCTTTTCAGGGAGCGTTTCCCGCAGGGCTATTACAGGCTCGTTGCAAGAGCCCTTTACGGCAAGAACCTTGTCCTTGGCGAGACGCTCGAAAAGTCTTGCAGGGCAGTGCTCTTTAACTGTTCTACAATGCTTGCCTGCTGGGAAGCATTATCAGATAATATCCCGATGATGAGCAGGATCGTATCCGTAACTGGAGACGCTTCAGGCGGACACAATATGCTCGTTCCTATCGGAACACCCGTATCAGAGCTCCTTTCAAATGCTCAGGATGTAAGAAACGGAAGCGACAGGATAATCTGGGGCAACTGCCTTACGGGAATCGAGATAAAAGATCCTGAGCATACGCCTGTAGTTAAGACTACTTCCGTAATCTCAGCTGTCAGAAGAGCAGAAGTTCCGAAGACCCCTTGTATCCATTGCGGTCTTTGCTCTGAATGCTGCCCGATGAACTTATCCCCTAATACTATCTATGAGATGCTCAACCAGGGTTTAAGACAGAAGGCGTCTGAAGAGGGCGCGAGAGACTGCATCGCATGCGGTTCCTGTTCCTATGTATGTCCTGCAGGCATTAATCTTACTACCGCTATCGCAAGCTTTGCGGGTGAGGGCAGGATCATCGAAGTCAATTCGCTTTTGGATAACAGCGGCTTAGAAGACATGACTTATGACAATTATGAGGCACCTGCTTTGGGCGGGACATCGCTTCTTGAAGACTATTCTGATGACGATGATAATAAGAACAAGAAGTCTTCAGATACTATTACGCTGCCTTTTGAGAGGGATAAAGAAGTATGA
- a CDS encoding RNA polymerase primary sigma factor, with the protein MTDFEKALAQAKKFAEKNENQITETEFEAITDSYKIEPDEMINLRAELENGGVKISDPDLDNDDTDLDSDGEDANVVDDSVKMYLKEIGKIELLDAEQEKDIAQRMAKGDEEAKVLLINSNLRLVVSIAKKYMNRGLSLLDLIQEGNIGLIKAVDKFDYTKGFKFSTYATWWIRQAITRAIADQARTIRIPVHMVETINKLTRVQRQLVQDLGREPTTEELAEAMGMEVAKIREIQKISQDPISIDKPVGEEEDSHLVDFISNDELAAPEEEVARILLKEDLIQALNGLTDRERRVIELRFGLKDGVPMTLEQVGKKLGVTRERIRQIEAKAIRKLNRSPKSKKLEGYSD; encoded by the coding sequence ATGACAGATTTTGAGAAAGCACTGGCACAGGCAAAGAAATTTGCAGAGAAGAATGAGAATCAGATTACTGAGACAGAGTTCGAAGCAATCACAGATTCATATAAGATCGAACCCGATGAGATGATCAATCTCAGAGCTGAGCTCGAAAACGGCGGCGTTAAGATCAGCGATCCCGATCTTGATAACGACGATACAGATCTCGACAGCGACGGCGAGGATGCCAATGTCGTAGATGACTCCGTGAAGATGTATCTCAAGGAGATCGGTAAGATCGAACTTTTGGATGCAGAGCAGGAGAAGGATATCGCCCAGAGAATGGCAAAGGGCGATGAGGAAGCAAAGGTGCTCCTTATCAACTCCAACCTGAGACTCGTTGTTTCTATTGCTAAGAAGTACATGAACCGTGGTCTCTCACTCCTTGACCTTATTCAGGAAGGTAACATCGGTCTTATCAAGGCTGTTGATAAGTTCGATTACACAAAGGGATTTAAGTTCTCCACATATGCAACATGGTGGATCCGCCAGGCAATCACGAGAGCTATCGCTGACCAGGCAAGAACGATCAGAATCCCTGTTCATATGGTTGAGACTATCAATAAGCTTACAAGAGTTCAGCGCCAGCTCGTTCAGGATTTAGGCAGAGAGCCTACTACAGAAGAACTTGCTGAAGCTATGGGCATGGAAGTTGCAAAGATCAGAGAGATCCAGAAGATCTCACAGGATCCTATCTCCATCGATAAGCCTGTAGGTGAGGAAGAGGACAGCCACCTGGTTGACTTTATCTCCAACGATGAGCTCGCTGCACCTGAAGAAGAGGTTGCAAGGATCCTTTTGAAGGAAGACTTGATCCAGGCTTTGAACGGCTTAACAGACAGAGAAAGAAGAGTTATCGAATTAAGATTCGGTCTTAAGGACGGCGTTCCGATGACACTCGAGCAGGTCGGTAAGAAGCTCGGCGTTACACGTGAGCGTATCAGACAGATCGAGGCAAAAGCCATCAGAAAGCTCAACAGATCGCCTAAGTCAAAGAAGCTCGAAGGTTATTCCGACTGA
- a CDS encoding major membrane immunogen (membrane-anchored lipoprotein), whose translation MMTHTQLKQLITEAVLLFILSVALVIGGYFISSENANKRMQSLYHSRFDVVMEAATYEKVNSKALNSYPEIKGFYIGYDADGTPTGYVLDLTVKSLYGQDLSMLVSLDYENTRIKGLSLNKNEEDNAFVISDSDMDLIKDKLIGKQIPVAFVKEEQKTDDNNNEKITVPGLNDGVYYAQRLYDDRNRYIDYVEMEIKNGVITKVKWDAFSTDKTNQDRSEASLKGAYVISGLDWATQSYNVCHALLECQDPDRLAMKSDGTTDIVKGVTCDIRPFVELAMECIENSRAGYDKDKYMIGLDLILLHLYQKDAEDLEYLNDDKHVVFSFEKTPEIYTIYNEDEVAIGYMGVMQIEAKLRGQTIPNSNTEPEKKTDTDNNSKKSTVDYDSTEDGLNSGKSFDDQIITNSLDDLPMTEMASFIEPVPNRYDQTRTVVKACNTCYKFLKEYLNWKVT comes from the coding sequence ATGATGACGCATACACAGCTCAAGCAGCTTATTACTGAGGCGGTCCTGCTTTTTATCTTAAGCGTTGCTCTTGTCATCGGAGGGTATTTCATCTCTTCCGAGAATGCCAATAAGCGCATGCAGAGCCTTTATCACAGCAGGTTCGACGTGGTAATGGAAGCCGCAACTTATGAAAAGGTCAACTCCAAGGCTTTAAACAGCTATCCTGAGATCAAGGGTTTCTATATCGGCTACGATGCTGACGGTACGCCGACAGGCTATGTGCTAGATCTGACAGTTAAGTCTTTATACGGACAGGATCTGAGCATGCTCGTATCACTCGATTACGAGAACACCAGGATCAAGGGACTTTCACTCAATAAGAACGAAGAAGATAACGCATTCGTTATAAGCGACAGTGATATGGACCTTATAAAAGATAAACTTATCGGCAAGCAGATCCCTGTAGCTTTCGTAAAGGAAGAGCAGAAGACTGACGATAACAATAACGAAAAGATTACCGTTCCGGGCTTAAACGACGGTGTTTACTATGCCCAGAGACTGTACGACGACAGGAACCGTTACATCGACTATGTCGAGATGGAAATAAAGAACGGTGTTATTACAAAGGTTAAGTGGGATGCCTTCAGTACTGATAAGACAAACCAGGACAGGAGCGAAGCTTCTCTGAAGGGTGCTTATGTTATCTCCGGTCTTGACTGGGCTACGCAGTCCTATAATGTCTGCCACGCGCTCCTTGAGTGCCAGGATCCCGACAGGCTTGCGATGAAATCAGACGGTACCACGGACATCGTCAAGGGCGTTACATGCGATATCAGGCCTTTTGTAGAGCTTGCGATGGAGTGCATCGAAAATTCCCGTGCCGGCTACGACAAAGATAAATACATGATCGGCCTTGATCTTATTCTCCTGCACCTTTATCAGAAAGATGCGGAAGACCTGGAATACCTTAACGATGACAAGCACGTCGTATTCTCATTTGAGAAAACTCCTGAGATATATACTATCTACAATGAAGACGAAGTTGCTATAGGATATATGGGCGTTATGCAGATTGAAGCAAAGCTTCGCGGCCAGACCATTCCTAACAGCAACACCGAACCCGAAAAGAAGACAGACACCGATAATAACAGCAAAAAGAGTACTGTCGATTACGATTCCACCGAAGACGGATTGAACTCCGGCAAATCTTTCGACGACCAGATAATCACGAACAGCTTGGACGACCTCCCCATGACCGAAATGGCGTCGTTCATTGAGCCTGTTCCGAACCGCTACGACCAGACAAGAACGGTAGTCAAGGCTTGCAACACATGCTACAAATTCCTCAAGGAATATCTGAACTGGAAGGTAACATAA
- a CDS encoding electron transport complex protein RnfD, translating to MSSDNRQLAPFIHTEKNAPYIYITILVSLVPCIVCGIFYYGLRALILMLFSMAAFTLIDNLCVRVTGRRSGGDYFDLSSLVEGLLIALMLPPDTTLVTALAAVLFASIVTKQVFGGAGSNIINPACAGRLFIELVMPSGTQGLSYGEDNSRLQLMSLIVQKKPGALPDLTNLSFTELLSGNYPGMIGTACFICILVGGLFLTLKGTMRLYSPVSYVLTLFVFYPVATILESGEFSFDGLIVYVMSSGAVFVAVFLLGDMTTMPSRFAAGVFAGIACGILTLVTKPFVSPMVSLLAPVMAVNFLSFVLDFFSKTLSRRKIHSREVDVS from the coding sequence ATGAGTTCTGATAATAGACAGCTTGCGCCCTTTATCCATACGGAGAAAAACGCTCCGTATATCTATATCACGATCCTGGTATCTCTGGTGCCTTGTATCGTTTGCGGCATTTTCTATTACGGCTTGAGGGCGCTTATACTGATGCTGTTCTCCATGGCAGCCTTCACCTTGATCGATAATCTCTGTGTGAGGGTAACAGGAAGGAGATCAGGCGGCGATTACTTTGACTTAAGTTCCCTTGTGGAAGGTCTTCTTATCGCTCTCATGCTGCCCCCTGATACAACGCTTGTTACGGCTCTTGCGGCTGTATTGTTTGCATCCATTGTTACCAAGCAGGTCTTCGGCGGCGCAGGAAGCAACATCATTAATCCTGCATGTGCAGGCAGACTATTTATCGAGCTCGTTATGCCCAGCGGAACCCAGGGCCTGTCTTATGGAGAAGATAATTCCAGGCTCCAGCTGATGAGCCTTATCGTACAGAAAAAGCCCGGCGCTCTGCCTGACCTTACGAACCTCTCGTTTACAGAACTTTTAAGCGGAAACTATCCCGGCATGATCGGCACCGCATGCTTCATCTGTATTCTGGTCGGAGGTCTTTTTCTTACACTTAAGGGCACCATGAGACTTTATTCTCCGGTATCCTATGTGCTCACTTTATTTGTCTTTTATCCTGTCGCAACTATTCTCGAATCAGGAGAATTTTCTTTCGACGGGCTCATCGTATATGTCATGTCATCAGGTGCGGTATTTGTTGCAGTATTCCTTTTAGGAGACATGACCACAATGCCTTCGAGGTTTGCAGCGGGAGTATTTGCAGGCATCGCATGCGGCATCCTGACGCTCGTTACAAAACCGTTCGTATCACCCATGGTGTCGCTCTTAGCGCCCGTAATGGCAGTTAATTTCTTATCTTTCGTATTGGATTTCTTCTCGAAAACTCTTTCAAGAAGAAAGATCCATTCCAGGGAGGTGGATGTATCATGA
- a CDS encoding ABC-type glycerol-3-phosphate transport system substrate-binding protein has translation MMFARYRKTIIRKLSLLLTVSVLAGSFFGCSFGRKVDEGGEKVSADTPWFDCKVTECEVKRENTNDFAEDQISQYPIGKISDGYVYALNVIGSDIVEVYLYSGEGTRTAELDLFAKVEELYPDLSMPEFRGAYDLYLQDGKLKLKIDNQSDMSIMLFDVDLLNGTVELSATYSVQSSKPSGYNLFSVNRVKCGENELFVSLYEYFCILSVGPDGKTSIYNPSPELEMDLSGYVSDLLPVSDTQALFFDYQTQKYFLYDVTSGKLSKDTSEYDWIKPYFNWYRPDIRYNTGSNGEIYFITPDAVAVPDFGKKCFNNLILLENMDINRAVFASSGQKYCYVANANEESAEFIVMDYMPEKDGCGFEIYNATKAKTNPHAGKTIITTDGFYKDVIYTAIWTFNRTDKDYYIKIVPNIYTDAERSANTSDKPAIYTRGEVGNRMMVDLMAGDCPDVVFYVTSYGQLNNGNCMMDLKPYLESGKMKNQVFDNIVKACENDGCLYAMPLSFVLDGIIVDRTKCGFEGNGMTFNQFGQFTDSYCNGLNVISNSRTGFMGKCLNYQYDVVEQNGTVNFDCTGFRAMAEFTRDHVNDVEINDYWNSFTRSSICSNNTCIEGYLGWFSEIKSAPFGYGDADLIGFPSADGRGPAANIRCFVSVTQGSKCPIGAWRFIETLLSEDVQKSLCSQTGTFQNEFPLNRKAFDEVGADCVDIFNHQIDQEYSWQTGADKSSLYTKKDDLNTLKKVAESLDHIYKSDADIDIIVFEEIQPYLAGDKSLDDVIKIMNDRARTVMNERR, from the coding sequence ATGATGTTTGCGCGATATAGAAAGACTATTATCAGAAAACTATCACTGCTTTTAACAGTGTCTGTTCTTGCAGGCTCTTTTTTTGGTTGTTCTTTTGGCAGAAAAGTAGATGAGGGTGGTGAGAAAGTATCTGCCGATACTCCATGGTTCGATTGTAAGGTCACGGAGTGTGAGGTAAAGCGCGAAAACACAAATGATTTTGCAGAAGATCAGATAAGCCAGTATCCGATAGGAAAAATCTCAGATGGCTACGTCTACGCTCTTAATGTTATCGGATCCGATATAGTGGAAGTGTATCTTTATTCCGGAGAAGGAACCCGGACCGCTGAATTGGATCTTTTCGCGAAAGTAGAAGAGTTATACCCTGACCTGAGCATGCCGGAATTCAGAGGTGCATACGATCTTTATCTTCAGGATGGCAAGCTGAAATTAAAGATCGATAATCAGAGTGATATGTCGATAATGCTCTTTGACGTGGATCTTTTGAATGGGACAGTAGAATTGTCCGCTACATACAGCGTTCAGAGCAGCAAGCCTTCCGGTTATAACTTGTTTAGTGTTAATAGAGTTAAATGCGGTGAGAACGAGTTGTTTGTAAGCTTATATGAGTATTTCTGTATCCTCAGCGTAGGACCTGATGGCAAGACTTCGATATATAACCCCAGCCCTGAACTGGAAATGGATCTTTCAGGATATGTTTCTGATCTTCTGCCTGTAAGTGATACTCAGGCGTTGTTTTTTGATTATCAGACACAGAAGTACTTCCTTTATGATGTGACCTCCGGGAAGCTCTCAAAGGATACTTCGGAATACGACTGGATCAAACCATATTTTAACTGGTACAGACCTGATATCCGATACAATACAGGCAGTAATGGAGAAATATACTTTATTACTCCGGATGCGGTGGCAGTTCCGGACTTTGGTAAAAAATGTTTCAACAACCTTATTCTTCTCGAGAATATGGATATAAACAGAGCTGTCTTTGCTTCATCCGGCCAAAAATACTGTTATGTTGCTAATGCAAATGAGGAATCAGCCGAATTTATCGTAATGGATTATATGCCGGAAAAAGACGGATGCGGATTTGAGATATACAATGCCACAAAAGCGAAAACTAATCCTCATGCGGGGAAAACGATCATAACTACAGATGGTTTTTATAAGGACGTAATATATACCGCTATTTGGACTTTTAACAGAACGGATAAGGACTATTACATCAAGATAGTACCGAATATCTATACTGATGCTGAGCGCAGTGCAAATACATCTGATAAGCCTGCGATATATACAAGAGGCGAAGTCGGAAACCGTATGATGGTCGATCTTATGGCCGGTGACTGCCCGGATGTGGTTTTCTACGTGACAAGCTACGGCCAGTTAAATAACGGCAACTGCATGATGGATCTGAAGCCCTACTTAGAATCCGGCAAAATGAAAAATCAGGTTTTCGATAACATCGTCAAGGCTTGTGAGAATGACGGATGTCTATATGCCATGCCGTTGTCGTTCGTTTTGGATGGAATTATCGTAGACAGAACAAAATGCGGATTTGAGGGTAACGGAATGACATTCAATCAATTCGGTCAGTTTACTGATTCTTATTGCAATGGCCTTAATGTTATTTCTAACAGCCGGACAGGTTTTATGGGCAAATGCTTAAATTATCAATATGACGTTGTCGAACAGAACGGTACTGTAAACTTTGATTGTACGGGATTCAGAGCAATGGCAGAGTTTACCCGTGATCATGTTAACGATGTGGAGATCAATGATTATTGGAACAGTTTCACACGGTCCTCGATTTGTTCTAATAATACCTGTATTGAAGGTTATCTTGGCTGGTTCAGTGAGATTAAAAGCGCTCCCTTCGGTTATGGTGATGCGGATCTGATCGGATTTCCGTCAGCTGATGGCCGCGGACCAGCTGCAAATATACGTTGCTTTGTATCGGTGACACAAGGTTCCAAATGTCCGATAGGTGCGTGGAGATTTATCGAAACACTTCTAAGTGAAGATGTTCAGAAGAGCCTTTGCAGTCAGACCGGTACTTTCCAGAATGAATTCCCGCTCAATCGAAAAGCATTTGATGAGGTTGGAGCAGACTGCGTTGATATCTTTAATCATCAAATAGATCAGGAGTACAGTTGGCAGACCGGTGCCGACAAATCAAGCCTGTATACGAAGAAAGATGATCTCAACACCTTGAAAAAAGTTGCTGAGTCGTTAGATCACATCTATAAGTCCGATGCAGATATCGATATTATTGTCTTTGAAGAGATCCAGCCTTATTTAGCCGGAGATAAATCTCTTGATGATGTCATTAAGATAATGAATGACAGGGCAAGGACTGTCATGAATGAAAGAAGATAG
- a CDS encoding tRNA(adenine34) deaminase (manually curated), with translation MPRSRSKLYPDFKPSSDKERFMLEAIKEAEKAIDLGECPIGCVIVKDGKVFVRAHNLRLTRGNAIAHAEVIAIDKACRKLGDWRLEDMDMYVTLEPCTMCSGAIIQSRIRKVYFGAYEPKSGAVVSCNDIFEVSHGHNHKVEFEGGIMEKECSQMMLDFFRAIRKRDAGKKRSKP, from the coding sequence TTGCCAAGATCCAGATCAAAGCTTTATCCTGACTTTAAGCCCTCCTCAGACAAGGAGCGCTTTATGCTCGAAGCCATAAAGGAGGCCGAAAAGGCCATAGATCTCGGCGAATGTCCCATTGGCTGCGTCATTGTCAAAGACGGCAAAGTCTTCGTAAGAGCACATAACTTAAGGCTTACCAGGGGTAATGCCATAGCTCATGCCGAAGTCATCGCTATCGACAAGGCATGCAGAAAACTCGGCGACTGGCGGTTGGAAGACATGGACATGTATGTCACGTTAGAGCCCTGCACCATGTGCTCCGGAGCAATCATCCAGTCCCGGATCAGAAAAGTCTATTTCGGAGCTTATGAGCCCAAAAGCGGCGCCGTTGTATCCTGCAATGACATTTTCGAAGTATCACACGGCCACAACCACAAGGTCGAGTTCGAAGGCGGCATCATGGAAAAGGAATGCTCTCAAATGATGCTCGATTTCTTCCGTGCTATCAGGAAAAGAGACGCCGGCAAGAAGCGTTCCAAGCCTTAA